The sequence below is a genomic window from Sulfuracidifex metallicus DSM 6482 = JCM 9184.
AATCTTTATTTAAATAAAAAATCTACAAATAAATCTTTGGCTTTTCCTTTAGTTTTAAAAGGGTCATTCAAACTATCTTAACTCTCTTTTCGCCTTCGTATACGAAAATTCCGTCTTCGTCTAAAGTCCTCTTGTGACTTCCGTCGCAGAACGGTTTATTTTTTGAGAGACCGCAGCCGCAAACGTAAAAAACTTCTCCGCTAGAGGCTTTAATCTGGTACGGACCCTTTTCCTCATGTTTTACGAATCTTGCCATGCATCTAGTGTATAAAGTAAAGTATTTAAGTTACTTGTATAGTTTAATAAATGAGATGGAATTTAGTCAAGGTAGTGAAGACGGAGAAATCTGCCCTGTAGTCTCGGCCATAGAGTCAGTCGGTACTGAGGCGAGACTTTTGGTGCTTCATTACTTGTTCGATGGAGAGAAGGGATTTAACGAGTTACTTAGAGTAACGAAGTTGAGCTCAAAAACCCTTTCACTTACGTTAAAGTTCTTGGAATCCAAGGGAATAGTAGAAAGGGAGGTAGTGAGCACTAGACCTTTTAAGGTGATCTATAGGTTAACTGAGAAGGGTTACGACCTCAAGCCAGTCTTCGACGAACTTGGAAGGTGGGGAAAGAAGTGGAACGATTCCCTCGTCGAGATGAGGGAAGAGAAATGATTAGGAGATTGTAATGAGACTTTGTATGGGAATGAAGTACATTAAAGGAACTATTCCTCAACACTATAACCATTACGTGCAGGCAGCGTTCTACAACAAGTTACCTACAGTCATTGCAGAGTCCTTGCATGAGAGAGGCTTTCAAGAGGGACCGAGAAAGTTCAAACTTTTCACCTTCTCGAGGTTAATGGGGGATTTCGAGAGAGAGAATGATGGTTTAAAGTTCGACCCTAAGTCTAACGTATACCTTTGCTTTTCTTCACCAATGGAAATCATAGTCAAGGAAATGGCTAAGACTATCATGGAGGATCCCGTATTTAGAATAGGTAAGGGAGAGTTTTACGTAGATAGCATGAAGGTTAGGGACGAGACGGTAAGCGAGGGACAGTTTTACACTCTGTCCCCTGTAACCATATACAAGCATGTAGAAGATGGAGTTAGATATATTTCTCCATACGAGGCTGAATTTCAACACTTAGCGTCACTCAATGCTGAGAGGAAACTGATGGCCATAATTGGAAGGAAACCTACAACTCCCCTTAGAGTAGTCCCATTGCAGGTCAGGAGCGTTGGAGTAAGATATAAGAAAAATTACATAATAGCATGGAAAGGAAAATTCACGATAACTGGACCATCATCCTTGATCAAGGTAATTTATGAGGCTGGATTAGGCAGCAAGAATAGTCAAGGGTTTGGCATGCTTGAGGTTGAAGGAAAAAGCGTAAGGGATTAACATATTAATCTGAAATCATCATGAGAATATTCTCGTCCTTTGAACCACGTAAACTACCCCGCCCTAACTGACGGGGCTTTGGGGTTTCCAGTGGACTTCACGTCGCACCTTCATTTCCCCTTAGGGGTGTTTACGTACCCCCGACCCGTACCTCTCGTTAAGGCACGGGCTATGTTTATGGATGCATTCAAATCACGGTTGTAAGTCAGACCACACTTGGGGCAGTGATATTCCCTACCGTCAGTTTGGGTAATGTACCCACACCTATGGCAAGTCCTAGATGTGTTCTTAGGATTGATGTACGCTACCTCGATCCCTTGTATCTTGGCTTTGTACTCCACCATCTTCTGTAGCGTCCTAAAAGGTAGTGAGTGAAACCTCCTGTTTAGCTTCTTACCCTTCTTAAAGCTCCCTCTAATCCCAGTGAGTTTCTCCATAACTATCACAGGGGAGGGAAACTGTTTTGCATATTCCACGATGTCCTTAGCGATCTTGTGAAGCTCATGGTTCACTATCCTCTTCTCTTTACCTCTTAATCTCTTGATCACGTCCAGCCTCTTCTTTTCTTGCAGTTCCCTCCTAATGTTGAAGTACTTGTGTCTAACTTCCTTAATCTTCGACCCTTTGAAGAAAGTTCCTTTCGTGGGCTTTCCGTTCACCAGTGCAACAACTGTGGCTAAGTTTCTTTCACCTAAATCAATCCCTATAGGTGTTTTTGGCTCGTAATTCTTGAATGGCTTTTCTAGAGTGAAGTAGACGTACCACTCTTTGTCCCTCTTCACGAGTTCAATTTGTTGTAAAGACCATTCGCCATCATCGGAGAGAGCATTATCTATCATCTCTTTCTGTTTATCACCGAACTGTATTGGATACCACACACCTTCACCATCAAGCTTGAGGTACAACCAGTAAGGGGTTAGTTTAGCGTTCCTCTTCACTTGAATGCACGGTAGTTCACC
It includes:
- a CDS encoding transposase, with translation MKRNAKLTPYWLYLKLDGEGVWYPIQFGDKQKEMIDNALSDDGEWSLQQIELVKRDKEWYVYFTLEKPFKNYEPKTPIGIDLGERNLATVVALVNGKPTKGTFFKGSKIKEVRHKYFNIRRELQEKKRLDVIKRLRGKEKRIVNHELHKIAKDIVEYAKQFPSPVIVMEKLTGIRGSFKKGKKLNRRFHSLPFRTLQKMVEYKAKIQGIEVAYINPKNTSRTCHRCGYITQTDGREYHCPKCGLTYNRDLNASINIARALTRGTGRGYVNTPKGK
- a CDS encoding helix-turn-helix domain-containing protein, which gives rise to MEFSQGSEDGEICPVVSAIESVGTEARLLVLHYLFDGEKGFNELLRVTKLSSKTLSLTLKFLESKGIVEREVVSTRPFKVIYRLTEKGYDLKPVFDELGRWGKKWNDSLVEMREEK
- the cas6 gene encoding CRISPR-associated endoribonuclease Cas6, translated to MRLCMGMKYIKGTIPQHYNHYVQAAFYNKLPTVIAESLHERGFQEGPRKFKLFTFSRLMGDFERENDGLKFDPKSNVYLCFSSPMEIIVKEMAKTIMEDPVFRIGKGEFYVDSMKVRDETVSEGQFYTLSPVTIYKHVEDGVRYISPYEAEFQHLASLNAERKLMAIIGRKPTTPLRVVPLQVRSVGVRYKKNYIIAWKGKFTITGPSSLIKVIYEAGLGSKNSQGFGMLEVEGKSVRD
- a CDS encoding CDGSH iron-sulfur domain-containing protein; translated protein: MARFVKHEEKGPYQIKASSGEVFYVCGCGLSKNKPFCDGSHKRTLDEDGIFVYEGEKRVKIV